A single region of the candidate division TA06 bacterium genome encodes:
- a CDS encoding type II toxin-antitoxin system HicA family toxin encodes MKKRELLQKLLSGSKNIRFSEATTCAELFGFRLDRIKGSHHIFIHPDVPELVNRQDAKGKAKPYHVKQLLKIIERYNLQMEGRE; translated from the coding sequence ATGAAAAAACGGGAATTGCTACAAAAGTTGTTATCTGGGTCGAAGAACATCCGATTTTCAGAAGCAACTACCTGTGCCGAATTATTCGGCTTTAGATTAGATCGTATCAAAGGCAGTCATCACATTTTTATACATCCCGATGTGCCGGAACTGGTAAACCGACAGGACGCGAAAGGAAAAGCAAAACCGTATCATGTGAAACAATTATTGAAGATTATTGAGCGATATAATCTCCAGATGGAGGGCAGAGAATGA
- a CDS encoding type II toxin-antitoxin system HicB family antitoxin yields the protein MRDYHINLFYSEDDEGYIADIPDLKHCSAFGATPEEALQEVLKAKEAWLEAARANGKPIPAPHFRPLIYQVA from the coding sequence ATGAGAGACTACCATATCAATCTATTTTATAGTGAAGATGATGAGGGGTACATTGCCGATATACCTGACCTGAAACATTGCTCTGCTTTCGGGGCAACGCCAGAGGAAGCATTGCAGGAGGTATTGAAAGCAAAAGAGGCATGGCTTGAAGCAGCCCGCGCCAATGGAAAGCCAATACCAGCCCCTCATTTTCGACCACTGATTTATCAAGTTGCATGA
- a CDS encoding formylglycine-generating enzyme family protein, translating to MFKKLFLSCLAIATIALLVVAGCGKKNPEVVNQKDSSVLIEIPAGSFIMGSNDYDDEKPIHTVYLDKYYIGKYEVTVGQFRKFVNATGYKTDAEKSGGAYVYTGGSWQQKADANWKNPYFSQNDNSPVVCVSWNDAKAYCDWAGLRLPTEAEWEKAARGTDGRSYPWGNGWDGNKCNHGKVSSPYTDASDGYEYTSPVGSFSSGVSPYGAYDMAGNVWEWCSDWYGENYYGSSPSNNPTGPSSGDSRVLRGGSFGSYANDSVCRVAARIYNLPDYRTNYYGFRIAQ from the coding sequence ATGTTTAAAAAACTATTTCTTTCGTGCTTGGCAATTGCAACGATTGCGTTGCTGGTTGTTGCGGGCTGCGGCAAGAAAAATCCGGAGGTCGTAAACCAGAAGGACAGCTCCGTCCTGATAGAAATCCCCGCCGGGTCGTTTATTATGGGCAGTAATGATTACGACGACGAAAAACCAATTCATACCGTTTACTTGGACAAATACTACATTGGCAAATACGAGGTAACGGTGGGCCAGTTCCGCAAGTTTGTGAATGCTACCGGTTATAAAACCGACGCCGAAAAAAGCGGCGGCGCATATGTCTATACCGGCGGCTCTTGGCAGCAAAAGGCCGATGCCAATTGGAAGAACCCGTACTTCTCGCAAAACGATAACAGCCCGGTGGTGTGCGTGAGCTGGAACGACGCCAAGGCCTACTGCGACTGGGCGGGCCTGCGTTTGCCCACCGAGGCCGAGTGGGAGAAGGCAGCCAGAGGGACGGATGGACGTTCTTATCCGTGGGGAAATGGATGGGATGGCAACAAGTGTAATCACGGTAAAGTTTCATCGCCATATACTGATGCCAGCGATGGCTACGAATACACTTCACCTGTCGGCAGTTTTTCATCCGGCGTTTCGCCCTACGGGGCCTACGATATGGCCGGCAATGTGTGGGAGTGGTGCAGTGACTGGTATGGCGAAAATTACTACGGCAGTTCGCCTTCAAACAATCCTACCGGCCCGTCATCGGGCGACTCCCGGGTGCTCCGCGGCGGCAGCTTCGGCAGCTACGCCAACGATTCCGTCTGCCGCGTTGCCGCCCGCATCTACAACCTCCCGGACTACCGCACCAACTACTACGGTTTTCGCATTGCCCAGTAA
- a CDS encoding AAA family ATPase — translation MDYERFFKLSADPFSNVPDSRFYYDSPQHSNAIMRLAHVAERMRGLGVLIGDVGSGKTMLARRLLDILREDGRFETSLLILTHSEFSPIWFLRRIGSLLGVKELSEDKTQVSSAVARRLMEIHAEGRKPVILIDEANLLRGQAILEEVRGLLNLELSDVRLITFILFGMAEIEQNLLVDSSLSQRVAVKYYLGALDEAAIKEYVQHRLVIAGREEELFTETAYELIARYSQGRPRLINAICDNCLIEGYLLEKDMLDASVVQTVVYNLGIDRGQEEQAPVSETAAGGDYQF, via the coding sequence ATGGATTACGAACGTTTTTTCAAACTGAGCGCCGATCCTTTTTCCAACGTCCCCGACAGTCGTTTTTATTACGACAGCCCCCAGCACAGCAATGCCATCATGCGGCTGGCTCACGTGGCCGAGCGGATGAGGGGGCTGGGGGTGCTGATCGGGGATGTGGGCTCGGGCAAGACCATGCTGGCCCGCCGTCTGCTGGACATCCTAAGGGAGGACGGAAGGTTTGAAACTTCGCTGTTGATCCTGACCCACTCCGAATTCAGTCCCATCTGGTTCCTGCGCCGGATCGGCTCGCTATTAGGGGTCAAGGAACTTTCCGAGGACAAGACCCAGGTCTCGTCGGCGGTGGCCCGGCGCCTGATGGAGATCCACGCCGAAGGACGCAAGCCGGTGATCCTGATAGACGAAGCCAATCTTTTGCGGGGGCAGGCCATCCTGGAGGAAGTGCGGGGGCTTTTGAATCTGGAGCTTTCGGACGTCCGGCTGATAACCTTCATCCTGTTCGGCATGGCCGAGATCGAGCAGAATCTTTTAGTGGACTCTTCCTTGAGCCAGAGAGTGGCCGTCAAATACTACCTGGGGGCCTTGGACGAGGCGGCCATCAAGGAATATGTCCAGCACCGGCTGGTGATCGCCGGACGGGAAGAAGAGCTTTTCACCGAGACGGCCTACGAACTGATCGCCCGTTATTCCCAGGGGCGCCCCCGGCTGATCAACGCCATCTGCGACAACTGCCTGATCGAGGGTTATCTGCTGGAGAAGGACATGCTGGATGCCTCGGTGGTCCAGACGGTGGTTTATAACCTGGGGATCGACCGGGGCCAGGAAGAGCAGGCTCCGGTCAGCGAAACCGCGGCGGGCGGCGATTACCAGTTTTAA